In Zunongwangia profunda SM-A87, the following proteins share a genomic window:
- a CDS encoding M13 family metallopeptidase: MRKTIVILLGLLSLASCKKEETAEKEFKEITGVDHNLKPGDNFFRYVNAKWYDTVSIPATQAGAGAYMFMNYPQRLRLQGILDSVSKSENTKGSIAQKVGDFYASGMDTATINKRGFKPVKPVLNDIDKIKDIPSLMHFVTNNMMVGNGSILSFYVGPDDKNSQMNIAHANQTGIGLPDRDYYFSEDTETVAIQQAYKKYLSSLFRLTGSSEAEAKEKADLVYDIDKQIAQSHRTRIERRDVKANYNKMAVSDLDEKHPNIAWSAVLDDLNAQTDSIDVGQPEYYDQLNSLLKTVPLEDWKVYLKAHTLQNYADNLSKPFVDAAFEYSKVISGQAVQKTRGEIMASAVDDYLGEALGQLYVKKYFPEEAKERMQQLVDNVQKAYAARIDKLEWMSDSTKLKAKEKLAAITKKIGYPDHWKEYNNVTIDSNKYFENIVSASSAAYQRNLEKLGKPVDKSEWFTTPSTVTAYNNPSANEIVFPAGILQPPYFDNEADDALNYGGIGMVIGHELTHTFDDQGAQFDKEGNVKNWWTDSDYEKFKSKIQQVIDQYSEFTVLDSLHIKGAMTVGENTADIAGVAVAYDAFKMTKEGQDSTKIGDFTPDQRFFLSVAKIWRVKMKDEFLRLWINNNPHSPPLWRVNGPLMNNPHFYEAFDVKPEDSLYVAEEDRIVIW, translated from the coding sequence ATGAGAAAAACAATTGTAATACTTCTAGGTTTACTTTCCCTGGCCTCTTGTAAAAAGGAAGAAACGGCCGAAAAAGAATTTAAAGAAATTACCGGGGTCGATCATAATTTGAAGCCAGGAGATAATTTCTTTAGGTATGTAAATGCTAAATGGTATGACACGGTTTCAATCCCTGCAACGCAGGCCGGAGCAGGTGCCTACATGTTTATGAACTACCCACAGCGACTTCGGTTACAAGGTATTTTAGACAGCGTATCAAAAAGTGAAAATACTAAAGGAAGTATTGCTCAAAAAGTAGGTGATTTTTATGCTTCGGGCATGGATACGGCAACCATTAATAAAAGAGGTTTTAAGCCCGTAAAACCCGTTCTAAATGATATTGATAAAATCAAAGATATTCCTTCTTTGATGCATTTTGTAACCAATAATATGATGGTTGGAAATGGTTCAATTTTAAGCTTTTATGTAGGACCTGATGATAAAAATAGTCAGATGAATATTGCGCATGCCAATCAAACAGGAATTGGCTTGCCAGATCGGGATTATTATTTTAGTGAAGATACAGAGACTGTAGCGATTCAGCAAGCCTATAAGAAGTATCTTTCATCACTATTTCGACTTACCGGAAGTAGTGAAGCTGAAGCGAAAGAAAAAGCTGATTTGGTATATGATATCGATAAGCAGATCGCCCAGTCGCATAGAACTCGTATAGAACGTCGAGATGTAAAAGCCAATTATAATAAGATGGCGGTGAGTGATCTTGATGAAAAGCATCCTAATATTGCTTGGTCTGCTGTTTTAGATGATCTCAATGCTCAAACCGATTCTATAGATGTTGGGCAACCGGAATATTATGATCAACTTAATTCACTTTTAAAAACTGTTCCTCTGGAAGATTGGAAGGTGTATTTAAAAGCACACACATTGCAGAATTATGCTGATAATTTAAGTAAGCCATTTGTGGATGCAGCTTTTGAATACAGTAAAGTAATCTCTGGCCAGGCAGTTCAAAAAACAAGAGGAGAAATAATGGCCAGTGCCGTAGATGATTATCTTGGGGAAGCTTTAGGACAGTTATACGTAAAGAAATATTTTCCTGAAGAGGCCAAAGAACGTATGCAGCAATTGGTTGATAATGTACAGAAAGCTTATGCGGCAAGAATCGATAAATTAGAATGGATGAGTGATAGCACGAAACTAAAAGCCAAAGAAAAGTTGGCTGCGATCACTAAAAAAATAGGGTATCCAGATCACTGGAAGGAGTATAATAACGTAACTATCGATAGCAATAAATATTTTGAAAATATCGTTTCTGCTTCTTCAGCCGCCTATCAACGTAACCTGGAAAAATTAGGAAAGCCGGTAGATAAATCAGAATGGTTTACTACACCTTCAACGGTCACAGCATATAACAATCCTTCAGCAAACGAAATTGTTTTTCCGGCAGGAATTTTACAACCCCCGTATTTCGATAATGAGGCTGATGATGCCCTAAATTATGGCGGAATAGGAATGGTGATTGGTCACGAATTAACCCATACCTTCGACGATCAGGGCGCGCAATTTGATAAAGAAGGGAACGTAAAAAACTGGTGGACAGATAGCGATTATGAGAAGTTTAAATCAAAAATACAGCAAGTCATCGATCAGTACAGTGAATTTACGGTGTTGGATTCGCTTCACATTAAAGGCGCGATGACGGTAGGAGAAAATACCGCCGATATTGCTGGTGTTGCGGTGGCTTACGATGCTTTTAAAATGACCAAGGAAGGTCAGGATAGCACTAAAATAGGTGATTTTACGCCAGATCAGCGTTTCTTTCTATCCGTAGCCAAGATATGGCGGGTAAAAATGAAGGATGAATTTCTACGGTTATGGATCAATAATAATCCGCATTCGCCACCTTTATGGCGGGTAAACGGACCTTTAATGAACAATCCTCATTTTTACGAAGCTTTCGATGTTAAGCCTGAAGATTCGTTGTATGTAGCAGAAGAGGATAGGATTGTAATCTGGTAA
- a CDS encoding IS3 family transposase (programmed frameshift): protein MKKRYYSPELKEQAVRLSYQRENIKELADELGIEVQRIYKWRKAAQTTTLPKPERPIPDDTLEIKRLRKALKEKELELEIFKKGRTHLLQERWEIYGFIASYRHLYSIEKMCKVFKVSRSSFYRWYTAGPSKRVLEYSLFTDLIKKEFDLSKHRYGATRIAAQLKRKGYGISRGRVAKIMKANHWFSKHKKKFRVTTDSNHGYVVCRNLLNRDFNPGRLNATWVSDITYIPTHQGWLYLTTIIDLFDRQVIGWSLSTNLHTDQTIIPAWKMAVSKRKINMDLIFHSDRGIQYASKTFRTIIKSNPLVTRSMSRKGNCWDNSVAESFFKTLKVELIYDDNFKTIEQAKTSIFEYIEIWYNRKRLHSYLGYKTPCEMEQEFYQFNNVA, encoded by the exons ATGAAAAAACGCTATTACAGTCCCGAATTAAAGGAGCAGGCAGTTCGATTAAGCTACCAGCGGGAAAATATTAAAGAATTAGCTGACGAATTAGGCATAGAAGTCCAAAGGATCTATAAATGGCGCAAGGCAGCCCAAACAACTACCTTACCTAAGCCGGAAAGGCCCATACCCGATGATACGCTAGAGATTAAAAGGTTACGCAAAGCCCTTAAAGAAAAAGAACTTGAACTCGAAATAT TTAAAAAAGGCCGTACACATCTTCTCCAAGAGCGATGGGAAATCTATGGATTTATAGCTAGTTATAGACATTTATATTCTATCGAGAAAATGTGTAAGGTTTTTAAAGTAAGTAGGAGTAGTTTTTATAGATGGTACACGGCCGGTCCATCAAAACGAGTATTGGAATATAGCTTGTTTACAGATTTGATTAAAAAGGAATTTGACTTGAGTAAACATCGGTATGGTGCTACTAGAATAGCAGCACAACTAAAACGTAAAGGGTACGGTATATCCAGAGGAAGAGTAGCTAAAATTATGAAAGCGAACCACTGGTTTAGTAAACATAAAAAGAAATTTAGAGTAACTACAGATTCCAATCATGGTTATGTTGTTTGTAGAAATTTACTCAACAGAGACTTTAATCCCGGTAGGTTAAATGCAACTTGGGTAAGTGATATTACTTATATTCCAACCCATCAAGGCTGGTTGTACCTAACCACTATTATTGATTTATTTGACAGACAAGTAATTGGTTGGTCATTGAGTACAAACTTGCACACCGACCAAACCATTATTCCTGCATGGAAAATGGCTGTAAGTAAACGCAAAATAAACATGGATTTAATTTTTCATTCAGACAGAGGTATACAATATGCTTCAAAAACATTTAGAACAATTATAAAATCTAATCCTTTGGTAACCCGATCTATGAGTAGAAAGGGAAATTGTTGGGATAATTCTGTGGCTGAGTCTTTCTTTAAAACCTTAAAAGTAGAACTTATTTACGATGATAATTTTAAAACTATAGAACAGGCTAAAACCAGTATTTTTGAATACATTGAAATATGGTATAACAGAAAACGATTACACTCTTATTTGGGATATAAAACCCCTTGTGAAATGGAACAAGAATTTTATCAATTTAATAATGTAGCATAA
- a CDS encoding NAD(P)-dependent oxidoreductase, whose protein sequence is MLKFAIIREEKTPPDRRVVFSPKHLKQAKNQFPEAHFKVQQSDIRIFRDEEYQNEGFQVSQDISDCDVMIGVKEVPIKSLIPNKKYFFFSHTIKKQPYNRDLLKAILDKNIELFDHEVITSESGMRLIGFGRYAGLVGAYNGFRAIGLKNEFYSLPKADDLPDLNAMLAQLDKIKVPNLKIVLTGSGKVARGAKEILDHLKIKQVEVPDYLASEFGEPVYCHIDVLDYNKRKDGAVGSISEFFINPELYESDFWRFAVVSDFFIAGHFYGQGAPVFFTKEDAKTPNFNIKYIADISCDIAGPIPSTIRASTIADPIYGYDPKTGKETNYKDPKAITVMAVDNLPCELPRDASEGFGEMFLNKVLPAFFNDDKNGILERARMTKNGKLTSRYGYLQDFVS, encoded by the coding sequence ATGCTAAAATTTGCCATCATTCGGGAAGAAAAAACACCACCAGATCGTCGCGTGGTTTTTTCTCCAAAACATCTAAAACAAGCCAAAAACCAATTCCCCGAAGCACATTTTAAAGTGCAGCAGTCGGATATTAGGATATTTAGAGATGAAGAATATCAAAATGAAGGATTTCAGGTTTCACAAGATATTAGCGACTGCGATGTGATGATTGGGGTAAAGGAAGTGCCGATTAAAAGTCTGATTCCGAATAAAAAATACTTTTTCTTCTCTCATACCATTAAAAAGCAACCTTATAATCGCGACCTCCTAAAGGCGATTTTGGATAAAAATATTGAGCTTTTTGACCACGAGGTGATCACCAGTGAAAGCGGAATGCGACTGATTGGTTTTGGAAGATATGCAGGACTGGTAGGAGCTTATAATGGATTTCGAGCCATTGGATTAAAAAATGAATTTTATAGTTTACCAAAAGCTGATGATCTTCCAGATTTAAACGCGATGTTGGCGCAATTGGATAAAATTAAAGTCCCAAATTTAAAAATAGTACTTACCGGTAGTGGGAAAGTAGCTCGTGGAGCCAAAGAAATATTAGATCATTTAAAGATCAAACAAGTTGAGGTTCCCGATTATTTAGCTTCAGAATTTGGAGAACCGGTTTATTGCCATATCGACGTATTGGATTATAACAAACGTAAAGATGGCGCAGTGGGTAGTATCTCAGAATTCTTTATTAATCCCGAATTATACGAATCAGATTTTTGGCGTTTTGCTGTAGTTAGCGACTTTTTTATCGCAGGGCATTTTTACGGCCAGGGCGCTCCGGTATTTTTTACAAAAGAGGATGCCAAAACACCTAATTTCAACATAAAATATATCGCCGATATTTCCTGTGATATCGCCGGCCCTATCCCAAGTACCATAAGGGCTTCAACTATTGCCGATCCTATTTATGGTTACGATCCTAAAACCGGCAAAGAAACAAATTATAAAGATCCTAAGGCCATAACCGTAATGGCGGTAGATAATTTACCTTGCGAATTGCCCAGGGATGCCAGTGAAGGTTTTGGAGAAATGTTTTTAAACAAAGTCCTGCCAGCATTTTTTAATGATGATAAAAATGGAATTTTAGAACGCGCGAGAATGACCAAAAATGGGAAGTTAACTTCTAGGTACGGTTATTTACAGGATTTTGTAAGCTAA
- a CDS encoding site-specific integrase — translation MERDPFYNYKVQFETVEREFLNEEEIQKLIDKELHLDRLKLVRDMFIFSCFTGLAYSDVKKLSNSDITIGIDGEKWIRTKRTKTKTLSSIPILPVAEEILDRYKNHPEVKNSDFILPVLSNQKSNAFLKEIALMCDIKKPLTTHVARHTFATTITLTNGVPIESVSKMLGHKDLRTTQHYAKIVDRKISEDMQNLKAKLEAKKISNKSNLKNKNSKNLYRLSKLKITVLKPQ, via the coding sequence ATGGAGAGGGATCCTTTTTATAACTATAAGGTGCAATTTGAAACAGTAGAGCGTGAATTCCTAAATGAAGAAGAAATCCAAAAGCTTATTGATAAAGAGTTACATCTGGATCGCCTAAAGCTAGTTAGGGATATGTTTATTTTCAGCTGTTTTACCGGTCTGGCTTATTCCGATGTTAAAAAGCTCAGTAACTCAGATATTACCATTGGTATCGATGGCGAAAAATGGATTCGAACAAAAAGAACTAAAACAAAAACCTTGAGCAGTATCCCTATTCTTCCTGTAGCCGAGGAAATATTGGATCGCTATAAAAATCATCCGGAAGTTAAGAACAGTGATTTTATCTTACCCGTTTTAAGCAACCAGAAATCGAATGCATTTTTGAAAGAAATTGCATTGATGTGTGATATCAAAAAACCACTCACCACTCATGTTGCCAGACATACTTTTGCAACAACCATTACTTTAACCAATGGGGTACCAATAGAATCTGTTAGTAAAATGTTGGGGCATAAAGATCTTAGAACTACACAGCATTATGCTAAAATTGTTGATCGTAAGATTAGTGAAGACATGCAGAATTTAAAAGCCAAACTTGAAGCTAAGAAAATTTCAAATAAAAGCAATTTGAAAAACAAGAATTCTAAGAATTTATATCGTCTAAGTAAATTAAAAATAACCGTTCTAAAACCCCAATAA
- a CDS encoding endonuclease/exonuclease/phosphatase family protein yields the protein MKKILSTLTLLLCLTSMFSQVKLMTYNIKYANENDAENSWSYRKDWITSQIKFYEPDIFGVQEALQVQIDYFSEHMPNYKHIGVGRDDGMKKGEYSAIFYNSEKFKVLKNNTFWLNETPTKIKKGWDAALPRICTYGLFENKKTGEKFWYFNTHFDHVGVKARQESAKLIFEKITELNTQDYPVVLSGDFNLMPDTKSIQYLSEQMIDAKGAADLVFGPEGTYNGFNFSEPVTRRIDYVFLSNNGFQVKKYAVLSDSKDLKYPSDHLPVMVELE from the coding sequence ATGAAAAAAATCTTAAGTACCCTAACACTTCTTTTATGCCTAACCAGCATGTTTTCACAGGTAAAACTAATGACTTACAATATTAAATATGCTAATGAAAATGATGCTGAAAACAGCTGGTCTTATCGAAAGGACTGGATAACCAGTCAGATTAAGTTCTACGAGCCTGATATTTTTGGTGTTCAGGAAGCGCTACAGGTTCAAATTGATTATTTTAGTGAGCATATGCCAAATTACAAACATATTGGGGTTGGTCGTGATGATGGTATGAAAAAGGGAGAATACAGTGCGATTTTCTATAATTCAGAAAAATTTAAAGTGCTGAAAAATAATACCTTTTGGCTAAATGAAACTCCCACCAAAATTAAAAAAGGCTGGGACGCCGCGCTACCACGAATATGTACATACGGCCTCTTTGAGAATAAAAAAACAGGTGAAAAATTCTGGTATTTTAATACACATTTTGATCACGTGGGTGTAAAAGCCAGACAAGAAAGTGCTAAACTGATCTTTGAAAAGATAACCGAATTGAATACACAAGACTACCCGGTGGTTTTAAGCGGAGATTTTAATTTAATGCCAGATACTAAGAGTATCCAGTATTTAAGTGAACAGATGATCGATGCTAAAGGTGCTGCTGATCTTGTTTTTGGTCCTGAGGGGACTTATAATGGATTTAATTTTTCTGAGCCTGTTACCCGAAGAATTGATTATGTATTCTTATCTAATAATGGATTCCAGGTAAAAAAGTATGCCGTATTGAGTGACTCTAAAGATTTAAAATATCCATCAGACCATTTACCGGTAATGGTTGAATTAGAATAA
- a CDS encoding phage integrase SAM-like domain and Arm DNA-binding domain-containing protein has protein sequence MSTSYQLSFYLRKSRTNKTSESDIYLRISVNNKRSALSINRKVDPRKWHPKSEKMMGKSVEATELNNFINVLRNKIKNIHQTFIENNLTISAKSIIDEFKGVNKKQPKMTLQAFKEHNEQMDRLSGKSISKSTAKRYWTCYNHVEQFIDEEYRKDDFPMNSINHHFISKFEYFLKTKRACNHNSALKYVNNFKKS, from the coding sequence ATGAGCACTTCCTACCAACTTAGTTTTTACCTCAGAAAAAGCAGAACTAACAAGACTTCAGAAAGCGATATTTATTTACGCATATCAGTAAATAATAAACGATCTGCATTAAGTATCAATCGTAAAGTAGATCCGAGGAAATGGCATCCAAAATCTGAGAAGATGATGGGGAAAAGTGTGGAAGCCACCGAACTCAATAATTTTATCAATGTGCTTAGGAATAAGATAAAAAATATACATCAAACCTTTATTGAAAATAATCTAACCATTTCTGCTAAAAGTATAATTGACGAATTTAAAGGAGTTAACAAAAAACAGCCTAAAATGACGTTACAGGCATTTAAAGAGCATAACGAGCAAATGGATCGTCTTTCCGGTAAAAGTATTTCTAAAAGCACCGCAAAGCGCTACTGGACCTGTTATAATCATGTTGAACAATTTATCGATGAAGAATACAGGAAAGATGATTTTCCTATGAATAGCATCAATCATCATTTTATATCTAAATTCGAATATTTTTTAAAAACTAAGAGAGCGTGTAATCATAATTCTGCTTTGAAATATGTTAATAACTTTAAAAAATCGTAA
- a CDS encoding M16 family metallopeptidase: MTYFKRILFTFLLLPIVAMSQQIQEDPNLISGKLSNGLHYYLYPTKRVKGQAEFQMFLKAGSLQESDEQRGLAHFMEHMAFNGSTHFPGNTLIDFLERHGAKFGHDLNAHTSYGETIYKLKIPTKTKSVIDSTLVIIQDWIEGIALDSLEIEKERGVVLSEWLSKQNASQNTNEAFLELLLNDSRYSHRKVIGDTATLRNFSRKDILDFYNSWYDPSLMAIAVAGDFDPDDVLKQIKKNFKNIPSNDITDTSYPINDFKASDYKVITDQGTKKIELTGVQLLEPFRDITTEKEFYYFLQKNLLNDLFQERLDNKSFLNPAYKQAGISLGNYFPVKAALMYSAELPKDSIAKGLEQYWYDVEQIFRYGFTSMEISKVKKQLLQQLRNNAENKEQPSSGKMIKEMYQKFFYGNAIVTPEKEFELTQKSLTSIDSLSLLNYLKQIRKPRQTKYILTANKADEAVLPDASEFSMYLNFKDKQIQPYQRNLDVPENLLSEIPAPGKITSKKYIAEIDATQYLLSNGVKLIYKQTELDKNAIIISGFRKGGYYALKEQEYITGLYAAPVIALSGYGDFTRDALSQFLAGNSAKATLLADKTRTGFYASADKRDQKTAFQLLYLKWTAPRMDEKIFEEIKSQTIQAKQNEIPKPGDLFGEKIKKALKGEDYVTRKLKAEDIESELDGSKIIDTYHQFFGSAEDYTISLISDQPFEALKSDVLHYIATLPKGKAATTYRYEPKHVLKDDVVIQQRDGDSPKATVSLIYQQHTLLKSLPQTDLLNQVVKNLIRNRLLKKLREEMGAVYSVSVSASSTKQPIALSRQSISFVCEPKDVDKLIEETQKILSDMAAGNFSQEELSKIKTNLKKMDDLLKQRNTYWTKAIREHYFNHFPNWEAVTHYKESIDSLSNNEIAEAIEVYFKKSPAIKAILWPKNEQNNNQ, from the coding sequence ATGACCTATTTCAAAAGAATATTATTCACCTTTTTACTTTTACCTATCGTTGCAATGAGCCAACAGATCCAGGAAGACCCTAATCTTATTTCGGGAAAACTATCTAATGGTCTGCATTATTATTTATATCCAACAAAGAGAGTAAAGGGACAGGCAGAATTTCAAATGTTTCTTAAGGCGGGCTCGCTTCAAGAAAGCGATGAGCAAAGAGGACTTGCTCACTTTATGGAGCATATGGCCTTTAATGGATCCACCCATTTTCCAGGGAATACCCTCATTGATTTTCTGGAACGTCATGGTGCTAAATTTGGTCATGATCTTAATGCCCATACCAGTTATGGGGAAACCATCTATAAATTAAAGATTCCAACAAAGACGAAAAGTGTTATTGATTCTACGCTGGTTATTATACAAGACTGGATAGAAGGAATAGCTTTAGATAGCCTGGAAATTGAGAAGGAAAGGGGAGTGGTGCTCTCCGAATGGCTCTCTAAACAAAATGCTAGTCAGAATACCAATGAAGCCTTTTTAGAGCTGTTATTGAATGATTCTAGGTATAGCCATAGAAAAGTAATCGGTGATACCGCCACCTTGAGAAACTTTAGTAGGAAAGATATTCTTGATTTTTATAATTCATGGTACGATCCTTCTTTAATGGCTATAGCAGTGGCCGGTGATTTTGATCCGGATGATGTGCTCAAACAAATTAAGAAAAACTTTAAGAATATCCCCTCTAATGATATCACAGATACTTCTTATCCTATAAATGATTTTAAAGCATCTGATTATAAGGTGATAACTGATCAGGGAACCAAGAAAATTGAACTCACAGGTGTTCAGTTATTAGAGCCCTTTAGGGATATTACAACTGAAAAAGAGTTTTATTACTTTCTTCAAAAAAATCTGCTTAATGATCTATTTCAGGAACGACTGGATAATAAGTCTTTCTTGAATCCTGCTTACAAACAAGCAGGTATTAGTCTGGGGAATTACTTCCCGGTAAAAGCGGCACTGATGTATAGCGCGGAACTTCCGAAGGATTCAATCGCTAAAGGATTGGAACAATACTGGTATGATGTGGAGCAAATCTTTCGATATGGTTTTACCTCCATGGAGATTTCGAAGGTTAAAAAGCAGTTGCTTCAACAATTACGGAATAATGCTGAAAATAAAGAACAGCCTTCTTCTGGAAAAATGATCAAGGAAATGTATCAGAAATTTTTCTATGGTAACGCTATAGTGACCCCGGAAAAAGAGTTTGAATTAACCCAAAAAAGCCTGACCTCTATTGATTCTTTAAGTTTATTAAACTACCTGAAACAGATTAGAAAACCGAGACAAACAAAATATATTTTAACTGCTAATAAAGCGGATGAAGCAGTTTTACCGGATGCATCGGAATTTTCAATGTACCTAAATTTTAAAGATAAGCAAATTCAACCTTACCAAAGGAATTTAGATGTTCCTGAAAACTTGCTCTCTGAAATACCTGCTCCCGGTAAAATTACCTCGAAAAAGTATATTGCTGAAATTGATGCTACGCAATATCTCCTATCTAATGGAGTGAAACTGATTTATAAACAGACCGAGCTGGATAAAAATGCAATTATAATTAGTGGGTTTAGAAAGGGCGGATATTACGCACTTAAAGAACAAGAGTATATCACCGGACTCTATGCCGCTCCTGTAATCGCTCTTAGTGGTTATGGTGATTTTACCAGAGATGCCTTAAGTCAGTTTCTTGCCGGCAATAGTGCTAAAGCTACTTTACTGGCAGATAAAACCAGAACGGGTTTTTATGCCAGCGCCGATAAAAGGGATCAGAAAACAGCATTCCAACTACTGTATTTAAAGTGGACTGCCCCCAGGATGGACGAGAAAATTTTCGAGGAAATTAAATCACAAACAATTCAAGCGAAACAAAATGAAATTCCGAAACCGGGGGACTTATTTGGTGAAAAAATAAAAAAAGCTTTAAAGGGAGAAGATTATGTCACCAGGAAATTGAAAGCAGAAGATATCGAATCTGAGTTGGATGGTTCGAAAATTATAGACACTTACCATCAGTTTTTTGGTAGTGCCGAAGATTATACTATTAGTCTTATATCAGATCAGCCTTTTGAAGCTCTTAAATCCGATGTTTTGCATTATATCGCTACTTTACCTAAAGGAAAAGCAGCTACTACATACCGATATGAGCCAAAGCATGTCTTGAAAGATGATGTTGTGATACAACAAAGAGATGGGGATAGTCCAAAAGCGACCGTTTCATTGATTTATCAGCAGCATACTCTTCTGAAATCTTTGCCACAGACCGATCTTTTAAATCAGGTGGTTAAAAATCTGATAAGAAACCGCTTGTTAAAAAAGCTTAGGGAAGAAATGGGGGCAGTTTATAGTGTTTCGGTATCGGCAAGTTCTACTAAACAACCCATAGCGCTGAGCAGACAGAGTATTAGTTTTGTTTGCGAACCAAAAGATGTGGATAAATTGATTGAAGAAACCCAAAAGATTCTTTCGGATATGGCTGCAGGCAATTTTTCGCAGGAAGAACTTTCAAAAATAAAAACGAACCTAAAGAAAATGGATGATCTGCTAAAGCAGCGAAATACCTATTGGACAAAAGCCATACGGGAACACTATTTCAACCATTTTCCAAATTGGGAGGCCGTTACCCATTACAAGGAATCGATAGATTCCTTAAGTAACAATGAAATTGCTGAAGCCATAGAGGTGTACTTTAAGAAATCACCAGCAATCAAAGCCATATTATGGCCTAAAAATGAACAGAATAATAATCAATAA
- a CDS encoding calcineurin-like phosphoesterase C-terminal domain-containing protein: protein MIKKLCILIFFFGFSVNALIAQHYRSISGKVYLKENSDRQKRKSRGIAGIYLSDGEHLFKTDKSGNFNAKISSESPFFVIVPGGYKMENTSWYRSIPKDGEQINFELQKESINDNFNFLAIGDLQVGSREEINMADVSFFREIANRDDFDFGMYLGDLVNDNTEIFHPLLESMNSISKPYRVVYGNHDWKHGALHELQDKPFEADFGPKNYAFERGNVLFITLNSIYPVGKYGYKGIYKAETISFVKEVLDKVLKKNQLIIINQHIPLRWMKNKNELLDLLTIDHEVLVLSGHTHSISRHFYQRDGRSDIQEVVCGAVSGNWWTGQKNWEALPLALMKDGAPRGYFKVSVSDNTYKLRYKAIGLDPGRQMNTWFGSLDNNYIANTIDTLSNKFILNFYAGSDKTKIKVFVKDQFMGYMEKENKLDPYINRIKLWQDKELYPNKLSQKSPYLNTPSSHIWSMDMSDLNFKDFNLLTIEMEDPFLEPFKYSINFRDFRE, encoded by the coding sequence ATGATTAAAAAACTATGCATTTTAATATTTTTCTTTGGATTTAGTGTTAATGCACTAATTGCTCAGCATTATCGTAGTATAAGTGGAAAAGTATACCTCAAAGAGAATAGTGATCGGCAAAAAAGAAAGTCCAGGGGAATAGCCGGAATCTATTTATCTGATGGTGAACATCTTTTTAAAACAGATAAATCCGGAAATTTTAATGCGAAAATATCATCAGAATCCCCTTTTTTTGTCATAGTTCCCGGTGGCTATAAAATGGAGAATACCTCATGGTATCGATCTATTCCAAAGGATGGAGAACAGATAAATTTTGAACTTCAGAAGGAATCAATAAACGATAATTTTAATTTTCTGGCTATTGGCGATCTACAGGTAGGTTCCAGAGAAGAAATAAATATGGCTGATGTCAGCTTTTTTCGTGAAATAGCCAATAGAGATGACTTTGATTTTGGAATGTATCTTGGAGATTTAGTAAATGATAATACAGAAATCTTTCATCCTCTGCTAGAATCCATGAATAGCATTTCCAAACCATATAGAGTAGTCTATGGAAATCATGATTGGAAGCATGGTGCCTTACATGAGCTACAGGATAAACCTTTTGAGGCTGATTTTGGTCCTAAAAATTATGCATTTGAAAGAGGGAACGTTCTTTTTATTACCTTAAACTCAATTTATCCGGTTGGAAAATATGGCTATAAAGGAATTTATAAGGCGGAAACCATCTCTTTTGTTAAAGAGGTTCTTGATAAGGTGCTTAAAAAAAATCAATTGATTATTATCAACCAGCACATCCCATTACGCTGGATGAAAAATAAAAATGAACTTTTGGATTTGCTTACTATTGACCATGAGGTTTTAGTGCTTAGCGGACATACCCATAGTATTAGTCGTCACTTTTATCAACGCGATGGCAGATCAGATATTCAGGAAGTCGTATGCGGTGCTGTTTCAGGAAACTGGTGGACCGGTCAGAAGAACTGGGAAGCCCTTCCGTTAGCTCTTATGAAAGATGGCGCACCAAGAGGTTATTTTAAGGTTTCGGTCTCGGATAATACATATAAATTAAGGTATAAAGCAATAGGACTAGATCCCGGCAGACAAATGAATACCTGGTTCGGATCTTTAGATAATAATTACATTGCCAATACCATAGATACTCTAAGCAATAAATTTATCCTTAATTTTTATGCTGGATCGGATAAAACAAAAATTAAGGTCTTCGTTAAAGACCAATTTATGGGATATATGGAAAAAGAAAACAAGCTGGATCCTTATATAAACCGTATCAAATTATGGCAGGATAAAGAGTTATATCCAAATAAGCTGAGTCAGAAATCGCCTTATCTTAACACACCTTCTTCCCATATATGGAGTATGGATATGTCTGATTTGAATTTTAAAGATTTCAATTTGCTTACCATTGAGATGGAAGATCCATTTCTTGAACCTTTTAAGTATTCCATTAATTTTCGTGATTTTAGAGAATGA